GAGCGCCGCGAACCCCAGGGCGAGATCCGGATCCGCGGCGCGCGCGAACACAACCTCGCGAACCTCGACGTCTCGATCCCGACCGGCTGTTTCACCGCGATCACAGGAGTGTCGGGCTCCGGGAAGTCCACACTGATGCACGACGTGCTCTATAAGGGCCTCGTCCGCGAGATGAACGACAACCGGACTGTGGACCCCGGCGAGCACGACGCCATCGAACACGAGGACATCGAGACCGCGAGGCTGATCGACCAGTCGCCGATCGGTCGCACGCCGCGTTCGAACCCCGCGACCTACACCGGCGTGTTCGACCACGTCCGCGAGCGGTTCGCGAGCACCAACCTCGCCAAACAGCGCGGCTACGAGAAAGGTCGCTTCTCCTTCAACGTCAAGGGCGGGCGGTGTGAGGCCTGTGGCGGCCAGGGCACCGTCAAGATCGAGATGAACTTCCTCTCGGACGTCCACGTGCCCTGCGAGGAGTGCGGCGGCGCGCGCTACAACGACGAGACCCTCGAAGTCGAGTTCAAGGGCAAGACCATCGCGGACGTGCTGGACATGAGCGTCGAGGAGGCCTACGAGTTCTTCGAGGCCGACACCCGACTCAAGCGCCGGCTCCAGCTCCTCCGCGACGTCGGCCTCGACTACATGCGCCTCGGCCAGCCCTCGACCACCCTTTCGGGGGGTGAGGCCCAGCGCGTCAAGCTCGCCGAGGAGCTCGGCAAGAAACAGACCGGCGACACCCTCTATCTCCTCGACGAACCCACCACGGGGCTCCACTCGGCCGACGAACGCAAACTCATCGGAGTGCTCCAGCGCCTCGTCGACAACGGCAACACCGTCGTCGTGATCGAACACGAACTCGACCTCGTCAAGAACGCCGACCACGTCATCGACCTCGGCCCCGAGGGCGGCGAACACGGTGGCGAGGTCGTCGCGGCCGACAGCCCGGAGGCCATCGCCCACAACGACGACTCCCACACCGGGCGCTACCTCAGGGACCTCCTCCCGACCGTGGAACTCGACGGACCCCGTTCGGACCGCCGCGTCAGCGCGGCGGGCGACGACTAGCCGGAACGAACCGGCTCACGACCCGCCGTTGCGGGCCCGCCAGAACCACCGCGAGAGCCGCGACCGAAGGTCGAGCCGGCGTTTCGCCATGATGACCGTGCCATCGGCCTCCAGCCCGACGGCTTCCGGGATCGCCCCGAACACCAGCCGCTGGAGGAGCCCCTCGCGGCTCGCCCCCACGACCGTGACGTCGTGGTCGGCCGAGAGCGAGACGATCGTCGGGACGACCTCGTTCCCCTCGACCACGTCGGTTTCGACGACCTCCGGCTCGACGAGGGCGGCCGTGGTCTCGACGGTACGTTCGGCTCGCTCCCGGTCGTCCGCGGACGCGCCCGGTGGCACGACCGAGACCACGCGAACGCGGGCGTCGTTCGCTTTCGCGAGGGCGTCGGCGACCTCGGCGGCGTACTCGGCGTGCGGGCCGCCCGCGGTGGGAACGAGGATCGACCCGACCGCGGTCGGCGGGCCGATCCGCTCGACGAGGACGTCACACGGTGCGTCGGTGGCGACCCGGTCGACGTTGCTCCCGAGCACGAAATCCCGGCGACGGCTCCGTCCGCGCCAGCCCAGCAGTATCTCGTCGACGTCGTCTTCCTCGGCCGTCGCGATGACCGCTTCGGCGACGTCGTGGCCGATCCTCACCGTCCCCCCGGCGGGAACCCCCGCCGCTTCGGCGGTCCCGATCGCGTCTTCGAGGTGCTCACGCTTCGTATCGACGAACTGTCGCCCCTCCTCGACCGGGGTCTGACGGGGCACCGTGACGACGCTCATCACCCGGATCTCGGCGTCGCGTTCGCGTGCGAGGTCAATCGCGGTTCGGAGGAGCCGGTCGGTCGTCTCGGGGTTGGCGAGCGGCACGAGGATCCGCCGCTCGCGCTCCTCGGGGGTCTCCTCCGCGAGCACCGTCGGGGTCTCCGCCTCGCGCTCTTCGGCCCGTTTGCCCTTCGAGTAGCCGTAGAACACCGCGAGGCCGAGGACCATCCAGACGGCGGTGACGGCGAGCGCGACGAGCCCCTCGTTGCTGGTGCCGATCCCGGCCGCTTCGAGACCGAGTTCGTAGATCAGGAAGGGCAAGAGCACGACCTGCGCGACGATCCCGACCAGCGCGGGCCAGGGCATGAACGGCACCGTGAAGGTGCGCTCCAGGTCCGGGTGGGTGGTCCGCATCCGTATCAGCGCCCAGTTGACCTGGACGAAGAGCAGGATGAACATGATGTCGGCCGAGGCCGCGACGCTCTCGATCGGGAGCGTGACCGACATCGCCACGATCAGCACCGTCGAGAGCAGGATGGCGATGTGGGGCGTGCGGCGCTCGGGGTGGATCCGCTCGAAGAACGCGGGGAGTTCCCGATTCCGTCCCATCGCGAACGACACCCGGCTCGACGAGTAGACGGTTGCGTTGAGCGCGCTCGACGTCGCCGCGATACCAGCGACGAGCAGGAGGAGCGCGCCGTAGGGCATGAACTGGTTGGCCGCCTCGACGATCCCCAGCTCCCCGAGGCCGCCGAGCGCCTGCCACGTCGGCGTGCCCGCGCTCACGCCCGCCATTCCCGCGATCTCCCGGGTGACGTCGATCCCGCCGATCACGACGAAGGCCACGAGGACGTAGATCGGGACGACGACCGCGAGCGAGTAGAACACCGCCTTCGGGACGTTCTTGCCGGGCTCTTTGACCTCCTCGCCGGACTGGACGATGATCTCGTAGCCCTCGAACGCGATGTAGGTGAAGCCCATCGCGCCGATGATCCCGAACACGCCGCCCGGTGCGAACGAGGGATTCGAGAGGAACTTCGCGGGCCAGTCGGGATTCGTGAAGGTGGCGTACGCACCGAAGACGATAAACAGCGCGAGGATGACGAGCTTGACCACCACGACCACCACCTCGGCGCGGCCCGTCTCCTCGGCTCCGCGGTAGTTGATGTAGCCGAAGCCGACCGCCATCAGCGCCGCCAGCAGGCGCTCGGCCAGCGAGTGGGTCAGGAAGCCGAAGAACACGAAGTCCTCGGTGAGCGGCGTCACGGTGACCAGGAACTCCGTGAAGTAGGTCCCGAAGGTTACGGCGTAGAGCGCGCACGCGACGGCGTGGGCGAACCAGCTCATCCATCCGGCGTAGAAGCCGTTGGGTTCGACGAGCGACTCCTCGACCCAGAGGTAGCCGCCGCCGGCCTCGGGGAACGCGCCACCGAGTTCGGCGTAGGACATCGCGGTGAACAGCGCCACGAACCCGTTGATCAGGAACGCCACCGTGAGCGCGGGCCCCGCGATCCCGGCGGCGAAGCCGGTGAGCGCGAAGATGCCCGCCCCGATCATCGCCCCGACCCCGATGAACGTGATGTCCGCGAGGCCCATGTCCCGCGAGAGCTCGGTCGCGACGCCGGCGTCGTCCCGCCCGTCCGCACTGGTTTCCGTCGGTCCTGTCATGAGGTATGTCCGGTTGAGAATCCGTCGGCTATCGGCCGGTTCGAGAGCCGTTGGTGGGTCGCCCTATTCGGACGCGTCGCCGACGACCCACCGCTCGTAGATCGATTTGCTACCGGTGTCGTCCCGCGCCATCAACACGGCGTTCTCGGTGCGCTGGTTCACCGAGTCCGGGACCGTGCCGAAGACGAACTGTGCGAGGAGGCCGCCGGTGGGCGAGCCGAGCACAGTCAGGTCGTAGGCGTCGGAGCGGCTGATGATGGTCTCCCCGACGTTCTCGACGGCTTCGACCGTGGCCTCGACCCGCTCGACGTCCGCCAGCGCCCGTTCGGCCGCCTCGACGATCCGGGTTCCCTCCTCGTGATCCTCGTCGCTCGCGTCCTCGGGCATGAAGTGGATCGCATCGATACGGGCGTCGGTATCGAGTGCGAGCGCGCGTGCCGCCTGCGCGGCCAGCCCCGAGTGCGGCCCGCCGCTGACCGCGAGGAGGACCGTCTCGACCGGCGTTTCGTCGGCGGCCTGCTTCTCGACGAACACCTCACACTCCGCGCGCGCGACGACCCGTTCGGCCACGTCGCCGGTGAGGAGTCGGCGGCGCTGTGATTGCCCGCCCCGGATGGCGAGCGACACGCCGTCACACTCGTAGGCCTCGACCGCGTTGAGCACCGAATCCGACTCCCGATGGGTCAGATGCACACGACCGGTCACCGGGACGCCGGTTCGCTCGACGGTCTCGACGAACCGCTCGGCCGTCTCACGCGCCGCGACCAGTTTCGGCTCGTCGGCCGCGACCGCATCGAGCGGGGTCTGACGCGCGAAGTTCACGATCGAACACACCACGAGCCCGCCGTCGCGTTCGCGCGCGATGGCCGTCGCGGTCCGGAGACGTCGCTCCGCGTCCGCCGGCATCGTTTCGCCGGCGACCGGGAGCAGGAGCCGGTAGCGGCCCTCCGGGAGGGCGTCCCCGACCCGCTCCGTTCCCGACCGGTGTCCACCATCGGTTGCGAACATACCCACGTAGAGTTGTCGCAACAGCATAAACCAAGCGCCGGGATTGTTCTTGGAGCAATATACATCCGATAAATTCAGTATCGGCGTACCGGAGTGAGGGGATCACCGTGTTGCCGTCGACTTCGTACCGGTGTTCTCACGCGAGGCGTCGACGACCCCCGCTCGCCCTAGAGCCGACACGACGGCCCGAGCCGTCTCAGCGCCAGCGCAGTATCTCGCGGAGGCGCGAGGTGATATCGAGGTTGCGCTTTGCGAGGATCACCGTGCTCTCGGCGCGCTCGCCAACGCGTTCGGGGATCGCGCCGAACACCACGCGCTGGAGGAGGCCCTCCCGGGTCGCGCCGATGATCGTGAGGTCGTGGTTCGACGACTCGTCGGTGATCGCCCCGACGATATCGTCGCCCTCGACGACCGTCGCACCGGCGTCGATCGCCTCGAAGTCGGCCAGCGCCGCTTCGAGCACCGACTCGGCATCCGCCCGGTCGGCCTCCTCGTCGTCCGGATCCACGACGCGAAGGAGTTCGACGTGCGCGTCGGTCACGCGGGCTATCGACCGGGCGACCTCGGCCGCGAGGTCGGCGTGCGGGCCGCCCGCGGTCGGGAGGAGGATCGACCCGACGGTGGGCGCGCTTCCGGGGTCGATCCGCTCGACCAGTACGTCGCAGTCGGCCTCCTGAACGACGGTGTCGACGGTGCTCCCGAGGACGACGTCGCGCCGGCGGGCACGCCAGCCACCCCAGCCCATCAGGACCGCGTCGCTACCGTACTGTTCGATGGTGTTGAGGATCGCGCGGTCGACCTGGTGGCTGATCCGCACCGTGCCGCTGACCGGGACGTCCGCGCCCTCGCCGCCGTCGGCCATCGCCATCGCCTGGTTGAGCACCTCGCGGCGCTCGTCGGTGTACTGCTGGCCCGACGCAAGCGGGGTCTGTTCGGGGAGGTTCACCACCGAGAGCACCATCACCTCGCCGTTGCGGTCGCGCGCGATGTCGGTCGCGGTCCGCATCAGGCGCTCGACGTTCTCGGGGTTCGCGATCGGCACTACGATCTGGTAGTCGCGGTCGCGGCCCGAGGGGTTCTGCTCGGCGACCGCGGTGGGGGTCTCGCGCTCGATCTCCTCGGTCGAGGGCGCACGACCCTTCCAGGCGAACCAGAAGGCGATCCCGATCGCTTCCGCGGCGAGGCCGAGCGCGATGGTTTCGAAACCGAGACTGACCACGAGGCCAACGTTGGCGAGCACGGCGAGGATCGGAACGTACGGCACCAGCGGCACGCGGAAGCCGCGTTCGAGGTCCTCGAACTTCCGGCGCGAGAAGATCACCGCGACGTTGACGGTCGAGAACCCGAGCAGGAGGAGGAAGTTCGCGACCCCGGTGATGCTCTCGAGCCCCAGATGAATCCCGAACAGCGGGAGGTCGGCGAACAGACCGAACAGCGGGTGCTCGCCGCCGGCACCCGGCACCTCGCCGAAGAAGACGCTGAAGATCAGGATGAAGGTGAAGATGAACCCGCCGGTGAGGATGGTCGCCTTGTACGGCGTGCCGTACTCGGGGTGGAGGTCCTCGAACTGGCTCGGGAGGTGGTTGCGCCGCGCGAGCGCGAGCTTGACTCGCGAACCCGCCAGTACTGTGGCGTTCGCCGCGCTCAGCATGGAGAACAGTGCGCCCACGATGATGACGTAAAAGCCGATGTTCCCCAGATAGTACTGGGCGGCGAGCGCCATCGAGACCTCGCCGTTGTTGGCGACGTACTGGGTCGGCGAGAGACCGCCGAGGTCGGTGTTCTGGGAGAGGAAGGTGAGGAACTGCTGGTCGTTGATCGCGATCACGATCACCAACACGACGAGGGCGTAGAGCACCGTCACGAAGCCCATACTGATGTAGATCGCCCGCGGGATGGTGGTACCGGGTTTCTTGATCTCGTCGGCGTTGGTGGCGATCGCCGAAAAGCCGATGAAGGTGATGAAGACCAGCGCGCTGGTGGCACCGATCTCGACGACGTTCCCGATGTTCTGGGCGAACGAGGTCGCGACGACGTCGGTGCTGAACGAGCGGAGGCCGCCGTAGAGGAAGAGGAGGAGGAGCAGGATCTTCGCGGCGGTGACGACGATCTGGAACTGGCTCGACTCCTCGCTCCCGCGGCTGTTGATGAACACGAGGAGCCCGAGGACGAGGAGCCCGGGGATCCAGTAGGGGATCCACTGGGGGATGCCCAGAACGGGGTAGATGAATCGATAGAACCAATCGGAGAAGGAGGCGAGGTAGAAGGCCGCGCTCGCGGGATAGCCCACGATCATGGTCCAGCCCATGATGTACGTCAAATTGCTCTTGAAGGTCTCGGAGACGTACATGTAGCCGCCGCCCGACTCGAAGTAGATCGAGGAGAACTCGGCGTAGGCGGCGGCGGTGAAGGCCGCGACGAGCGCCGCGAGCACGAACGAGACGATCGCGACGGTCCCGACGTTCGCGACCGCGAGCCCCGAGAGCACGAAGATACCGGCCGCGATCATCGTCCCGATACCGATCGCGAGCGCACCGAGCAGCCCGATGTTCCGGTCGAGCTCCTCGCCGATCTCCCCGCCGCCCGCCTCCGATGTACCCTCAGCCATTGTGCGTGGGATGGCTGCAGTTTATAAAAAGGCTGATGTTCGTCTCGACCGTCCGAGCACGGCTTCAGTCCTCGAACTCGGTGCGCTCGACGCCGGCGGGAGCGCGGTCGCCGTCGCTACCGGCCGTCCGATAGGCCGCCCGATACCGGGCGAGCTTTCGAAAGAGGAAGTAGCCGAAGAAGCCGTCGTAGACCACCACGAACCCGAGCAGTGCGAGGAAGTACGGGACGTCGAGGAGCCCGGCGACGATGCCGGGGACGAACGAGAGGGTGTTGTAGGTGGCGTGGATGAACACCGCGATCAGGAGACCCTTGACGACGATCGGTCCCGCCCGGTCAGGGTTGAACTTCGCGAGCCCTAGGTAGTAGCCCGAGAACGCGGCGTAGATCACGTGGCCCGGGCCGGCGATCGCCCGAACCGGCGTGATCCCGCCGCCCGCACCCAGCAGGTTGCTCGCGACCGGCGTCCCGACCGCGTTCGTGATGTAGAGCGCGTTCTCGATCGTGGCGAAGCCGAGGCCCGCGACCGCACCGTAGACCGCCCCGTCGATCACGGCGTCGAACCGCGCGCTCCGAAAGGCGTAGAGGCGAACCGCGAGCCACTTCACCGTCTCCTCGATCGGCCCGACCACGAGGTAGTAAAACCAGATCGGACCGACCAGCGGGATGACCGCGAGATACCGCCTCCCGACGCCGTTGACGACCGCCGCGAACCCCGCGAACAGGACCCCGAGCGCGAACGTCGCCGCGAGCAGCGAGACGGGTTCGGTGGTGATGTCGCTTCGCCAGACGAACACCACCAGCGCGAGCGCGGGCACGACCGACAGCAGCGTGAAGCCGGTGACGACCGGATTGGATATCTGCGAGAGGCTGCTGGACCGGACGAACTGAACGAGCAACAACACCGCGACGAGGAGGAGTATCGCACGCGCGGTCGCGCTCAGGAAGCGATAGACGAAGACTGCGACCCGGTCGAGCGGCGAGCGCACGTCCCACGTCGCGATGTCGTAGAGGTCGCGCGACCCATCGGCGCTCGATTGCACCGGGTCCCTACGGCTGGCCATACACCCGTGATGGCACCCGGCGTCTAACCGTTTCCCCTCGCCCTTCGATTCCCTTTCGAATGTCCGTCGCGACGGCCGCGCTTCGCGTCAGGCCCGTTCGCTCTCGACGTAGCGGATCCTGACGTCGAACGAGCTGACGTTGTGCGACTGGTCGAACGGGAGTGTGGTCGGTTGGACGGTTTCGTTGATCCGCTGCTGGAGGGGCTTCGCGAAGTTCGGGTCCTCGCTCCCGGTCGGCCGACTCAGGGTCACGGTGACGCTGGTGGGCTCTCGCGGCGGGATCGGGTCGTCGTACTCGAACTCGGAGTTGACCAGCACGAGGTCCTCGTAGGGCTGCTGGTTGAGGAGACCGTTGATCTCGCCGCGGACCTCCTCCTCGAACGTCGCGGTTCGATAGGAGTCGTAGGTGACGAGCCCGAGAAACGCCGACAGCACGAGGACCGCGGCGACGAGCGCCCCGACGCGTTTCCGGGTCGCGCTCTGGGCGGCGTCCGCCTGGAACCAGTGGTCGGGTCGATATCCCATATACCAGAGCACGACGAGGGCGCTGAGGTTGATCGAGAGGGTGTTGATGAGCACGATCACGGTCGCGCTGAGCACGGGGCTCGGCAGTCCCCAGGCGATCCCGATACCGATCACCCCGAGGGGCGGCACGAGCGCCGCGGCGATCATCACGCCGACGAGCGCGGCCGAGACGCCGGTCGCGAGGCTCACGCCACCCGCGACGCCCGCACCGAGGGCCACCACGAGCGCGAGCAGTCCCGGCGACGTTCGAATGCTCACCTGTTGGATCGAGAGGACGTCCGTCCCGGGCGGGGCGAGGTTCGTCGCCCGCACGAACGCGGCGAACAGCGTCGCAGCGACGACGGCCACGACGAGACCGACCACCTGGAGCTTGACCCCGCGACGGAACATCTCGTGGTCGTCGACGACGGTGCCGACCGAGGTGGCCATCGCCGGCCCGATCAGCGGGGCGATGACCATCGAGCCGACGATGATCGCCGCGTCGTTGAGGAGGAGCCCGGCCGTGGCGACGAGCGCGCTCACGACGGTCATCACCAGGAACGGACCGACGTTGGGAGCGAGCTCCTGGGCACGGCTGTGGATCTCCTCGCGCGCGATGCGCTCGTCGCTCTCGCCGTCCTCCTCGTATCGTTCCTCCAACTCGTCGAACCGCCGGGAGATCACGGTTTCGGCGTCGAGCACGATGGTGTAGGCGTCGTCGTCGATACCCGTGTTTCGGAGCCGGTCGAGAACGGGCTCGACCGCCTCCGTCGGCAGTGGGAAGTGGACCACGCCGGTGAACTCCCGGCCGCTGGTCTCCTCGGTGAGCACGTAGTCGATACCCTCGTCGTCGAGTTCCGCCAGGACGGTCTCGCGTTTGCCCGCCGGGATCGTCACCTGGACGAGTCGCACATCCGTCCGTCTCGGCGGGTCGACAAATACCCCCCGATCGCACGGAGCCGACGGGGATTTACCCGCCGGCGGTCGAGACCCGGTATGTTCGAGGGACGACCCGACCGGAGCGCCGAAGTGGTCTTCTGCGGCCGTTCGAACGTCGGGAAGTCCACGATCCTCCGCGAGCTCACGGGGCACGACTTCACGACCGGGAAGAAACCGGGCGTCACGCGCTCACCCGGCCACTACGACTGGGTCTCCGAGGACTTCGTGCTCACCGACCTCCCCGGCTTCGGGTTCATGTCGGGGGTCCCCGAGGAGGTCCGCGAGACGATCAAGACCGACGTCGTCCACTACATCGAGGACCACGCCGACGAGATCCTCGTGGGCGTGCTCGTCCTCGACGGCAAGAGCGCCGTCGACATCATCGACCGCCACGCCGACCGCGGCGAGGTCCCCCACGACGTCGAACTCTTCCACTTCCTCCAGGACGTCGGGATCCCGACCGTGGTCGCCGTCAACAAGATGGACAAGGTCGACGACCACGACGAACGCCTGAACGCGGTCTGCGACCGATTGGGGCTTCCCTCGCCGTGGCAGCAGTGGCAGGACACCGTCGCCCCCGTCACCGCGAAACGCGGTTCGATCACGCCGCTCACCGAGGCGGTCCGCACCCACCTCCACGACCAGCGCCGCGACGACCTGCTGAAGTTCTTCTAGAACCCACCTTTTGCTGCGCTCAGTCGCTTCGCTCCTTCGCTGGCAAAATGTGGATCAAAAGCGCGTCGGGTTCCCGATGGTCACCCTCGCGCCCGCTCGTTCGCCTTCGGCTCACTCGCGGTGCGACCACTATCACCTCCGCGACCGCAACCGCCCTGCACAGCATCGCACCGCCGAAGCCCTCGCCGCGCTCACTCCGTTCGCGCGACTCGCCCTTCATCCACCAGGCTCCGCATTGCCGCCACCGCCGAACCACACAACACCGCACTACGGCGACCGCACCGCACAGCCGCCGCACCGCGGCCGCACCGGCTGGCGGAAAGCCTGATACCACCGGCCCGCGAAGGCCGCCCATGAGCACGCGCGCGTGGGGCGACATGATCGCCGGCGACCGGATGGCGGTCGACCGCGAGTTCGAAGGCGAGATCGAAGAGTCCGAGTTCAACCGCCAGCAGTGGGGCCTCATCATGACCGCCGTCGAGTTCGAGATCGAGAACCCCGACGACCCCGACCGGGCACGGCTCGTCGCGAACACGGACAAACTCGGACACGTGATGGGCGAACTCGACAACCTCGACTCGCCGAACGCGATGGGCGGCGGTAGCGGGAACGGAAACGGCGGGTCGGGCGGCGGGGTCGTGGACTCGATCAAACGTTCGCTCGGGTTCGGCGGCGGTGGCGGGAACGGCGGGCGGCGCGCGGCGGCGGCGGACCTCACCGAGCGCTACGCCGAGCAGCTCCAGGCCCACCTCGAAAACAACGGCAAGTGGGAGCGCGTTCGAACGACCGCCGCGAACTAGGGACTGCCGCCGCGGAACAGGGTCCGCTCCTCGGTCTCGTAGATGTTGATGAGTTCGGTGACGATCTCGTCGTAGCTCTCCTCCTCCACCGCGAGGCGGTCGAGGCGGTCGACGGTCTCCTCGTCGAGTTCGATCTCGGGCATATCCGGGCCATCGAGCGCGACCGGCTTAACCCCGACGGTCAGAGCCGGTCGAGCAGCGCGCGCTCGACGTCCTCGGTGGTGGCCTCGCCACCCAAGTCGGGCGTTCGCGGCCCGTCGGCGAGCACCTCCAACACCGCCTGACGAACCCGTTCGGCGGCCTCGTCGTGGCCCAAAAATTCACAGCACATCGCGGCGCTCGATACCGTCGCGACGGGGTTCGCGACCCCCTCGCCCGCGATGTCGGGTGCGGTGCCGTGAACCGGCTCGAACAGCGCGCGCTCCTCGCCGATGTTCGCCGAGGGAAGGAGCCCGAGCCCGCCGACCAACCCAGCGGCGAGGTCCGAGAGCACGTCGCCCGCGAGGTTCGGACACACCACGACGTCGTACTGGGCGGGATCGAGACAGACCTGCGTCGCGAAGGCGTCCATCAACACCTCCTCGGTCGGCACCCCGCGCTCCTCGGCGACGTCGAGCACCGCTTCGCGGAACCGACCGTCCGTCTCGCGCATCACGTTCGCCTTGTGCGCCACGGTGAATCCTTCACCCTCGACGTACTCACAGGCGAACTCGGCCAGCCGGCGCGAGGCCGAATCGGTGACGACCCGCGTCAGCGTCGAGAGGTCCTCGGAGAGTCGGTCCTCGTGGCCCGCGTAGACGCCCTCGGTGTTCTCGCGCAGGAAGACGATATCCGTCTCGGGCCGGAGCGCGTCGACCCCCGGATACGCCCGCGCCGGCCGGACGTTCACGAACGACTCGACCGTCGACCGGAGCGGGAGGATGACGTCGGCGGCGGTCTCGCCCGCCGCGCCGAACAGCGTCGCGTCGCTCTCCGCGACCGCCTGCCGGGTCTCGGCGGGCAGCGCCTCGCCGGTTTCCTCGTAGACCGCATCGCCCGCGTCGTACTCCTCGAACTCGAAGTCCCCCACCGTATCGAGTACGGAGATGGCGACCGGGACGACCTCCCGACCGATGCCGTCGCCCGGGATCACGGTGATGGTCTCAGTCATCGTCGGCGAGGTAGGGTAAGGAGTTCGCGGTGTCGGCCACGGCACCCGAATTGGACTTCATCAGCGCCGTGGTGTCCCAGACGCCGTCGACGAGCGCCCGCCGCTGGGCGTCCTCGACGGTGACGGCGACTTCCTCGTCGCCGTAGCGAACGACTTCGTTCGCCACGTCGATGTCGATCTCGCCGTCGGGGTTCGTGTCGATCCAGTCCTGAATCGCCGTGACGGTTTCGTGGTCCGCCGTCACCGTCGGGATCCCGAGCGCGAGGCAGTTGCCCGCGAAGATCTCCGCGAAGCTCTCGCCGATCAGCGCGTCGATCCCCCAGCGCATCAGCGCCTGCGGGGCGTGTTCGCGCGAGGAGCCACAGCCGAAGTTGGCGTTCACGGCCATGATCGAGGCGTCGCGGAAGCGGTCCTCGTTCATCGGGTGGTCCTTCTCCTCGTCGTCGTCGTCGAAACG
This sequence is a window from Halococcus hamelinensis 100A6. Protein-coding genes within it:
- a CDS encoding amino acid permease, with product MAEGTSEAGGGEIGEELDRNIGLLGALAIGIGTMIAAGIFVLSGLAVANVGTVAIVSFVLAALVAAFTAAAYAEFSSIYFESGGGYMYVSETFKSNLTYIMGWTMIVGYPASAAFYLASFSDWFYRFIYPVLGIPQWIPYWIPGLLVLGLLVFINSRGSEESSQFQIVVTAAKILLLLLFLYGGLRSFSTDVVATSFAQNIGNVVEIGATSALVFITFIGFSAIATNADEIKKPGTTIPRAIYISMGFVTVLYALVVLVIVIAINDQQFLTFLSQNTDLGGLSPTQYVANNGEVSMALAAQYYLGNIGFYVIIVGALFSMLSAANATVLAGSRVKLALARRNHLPSQFEDLHPEYGTPYKATILTGGFIFTFILIFSVFFGEVPGAGGEHPLFGLFADLPLFGIHLGLESITGVANFLLLLGFSTVNVAVIFSRRKFEDLERGFRVPLVPYVPILAVLANVGLVVSLGFETIALGLAAEAIGIAFWFAWKGRAPSTEEIERETPTAVAEQNPSGRDRDYQIVVPIANPENVERLMRTATDIARDRNGEVMVLSVVNLPEQTPLASGQQYTDERREVLNQAMAMADGGEGADVPVSGTVRISHQVDRAILNTIEQYGSDAVLMGWGGWRARRRDVVLGSTVDTVVQEADCDVLVERIDPGSAPTVGSILLPTAGGPHADLAAEVARSIARVTDAHVELLRVVDPDDEEADRADAESVLEAALADFEAIDAGATVVEGDDIVGAITDESSNHDLTIIGATREGLLQRVVFGAIPERVGERAESTVILAKRNLDITSRLREILRWR
- a CDS encoding TIGR00341 family protein, which encodes MRLVQVTIPAGKRETVLAELDDEGIDYVLTEETSGREFTGVVHFPLPTEAVEPVLDRLRNTGIDDDAYTIVLDAETVISRRFDELEERYEEDGESDERIAREEIHSRAQELAPNVGPFLVMTVVSALVATAGLLLNDAAIIVGSMVIAPLIGPAMATSVGTVVDDHEMFRRGVKLQVVGLVVAVVAATLFAAFVRATNLAPPGTDVLSIQQVSIRTSPGLLALVVALGAGVAGGVSLATGVSAALVGVMIAAALVPPLGVIGIGIAWGLPSPVLSATVIVLINTLSINLSALVVLWYMGYRPDHWFQADAAQSATRKRVGALVAAVLVLSAFLGLVTYDSYRTATFEEEVRGEINGLLNQQPYEDLVLVNSEFEYDDPIPPREPTSVTVTLSRPTGSEDPNFAKPLQQRINETVQPTTLPFDQSHNVSSFDVRIRYVESERA
- the engB gene encoding GTP-binding protein EngB; protein product: MFEGRPDRSAEVVFCGRSNVGKSTILRELTGHDFTTGKKPGVTRSPGHYDWVSEDFVLTDLPGFGFMSGVPEEVRETIKTDVVHYIEDHADEILVGVLVLDGKSAVDIIDRHADRGEVPHDVELFHFLQDVGIPTVVAVNKMDKVDDHDERLNAVCDRLGLPSPWQQWQDTVAPVTAKRGSITPLTEAVRTHLHDQRRDDLLKFF
- a CDS encoding universal stress protein encodes the protein MFATDGGHRSGTERVGDALPEGRYRLLLPVAGETMPADAERRLRTATAIARERDGGLVVCSIVNFARQTPLDAVAADEPKLVAARETAERFVETVERTGVPVTGRVHLTHRESDSVLNAVEAYECDGVSLAIRGGQSQRRRLLTGDVAERVVARAECEVFVEKQAADETPVETVLLAVSGGPHSGLAAQAARALALDTDARIDAIHFMPEDASDEDHEEGTRIVEAAERALADVERVEATVEAVENVGETIISRSDAYDLTVLGSPTGGLLAQFVFGTVPDSVNQRTENAVLMARDDTGSKSIYERWVVGDASE
- a CDS encoding amino acid permease, with product MTGPTETSADGRDDAGVATELSRDMGLADITFIGVGAMIGAGIFALTGFAAGIAGPALTVAFLINGFVALFTAMSYAELGGAFPEAGGGYLWVEESLVEPNGFYAGWMSWFAHAVACALYAVTFGTYFTEFLVTVTPLTEDFVFFGFLTHSLAERLLAALMAVGFGYINYRGAEETGRAEVVVVVVKLVILALFIVFGAYATFTNPDWPAKFLSNPSFAPGGVFGIIGAMGFTYIAFEGYEIIVQSGEEVKEPGKNVPKAVFYSLAVVVPIYVLVAFVVIGGIDVTREIAGMAGVSAGTPTWQALGGLGELGIVEAANQFMPYGALLLLVAGIAATSSALNATVYSSSRVSFAMGRNRELPAFFERIHPERRTPHIAILLSTVLIVAMSVTLPIESVAASADIMFILLFVQVNWALIRMRTTHPDLERTFTVPFMPWPALVGIVAQVVLLPFLIYELGLEAAGIGTSNEGLVALAVTAVWMVLGLAVFYGYSKGKRAEEREAETPTVLAEETPEERERRILVPLANPETTDRLLRTAIDLARERDAEIRVMSVVTVPRQTPVEEGRQFVDTKREHLEDAIGTAEAAGVPAGGTVRIGHDVAEAVIATAEEDDVDEILLGWRGRSRRRDFVLGSNVDRVATDAPCDVLVERIGPPTAVGSILVPTAGGPHAEYAAEVADALAKANDARVRVVSVVPPGASADDRERAERTVETTAALVEPEVVETDVVEGNEVVPTIVSLSADHDVTVVGASREGLLQRLVFGAIPEAVGLEADGTVIMAKRRLDLRSRLSRWFWRARNGGS
- a CDS encoding PrsW family intramembrane metalloprotease, translating into MASRRDPVQSSADGSRDLYDIATWDVRSPLDRVAVFVYRFLSATARAILLLVAVLLLVQFVRSSSLSQISNPVVTGFTLLSVVPALALVVFVWRSDITTEPVSLLAATFALGVLFAGFAAVVNGVGRRYLAVIPLVGPIWFYYLVVGPIEETVKWLAVRLYAFRSARFDAVIDGAVYGAVAGLGFATIENALYITNAVGTPVASNLLGAGGGITPVRAIAGPGHVIYAAFSGYYLGLAKFNPDRAGPIVVKGLLIAVFIHATYNTLSFVPGIVAGLLDVPYFLALLGFVVVYDGFFGYFLFRKLARYRAAYRTAGSDGDRAPAGVERTEFED
- a CDS encoding DUF5799 family protein — its product is MSTRAWGDMIAGDRMAVDREFEGEIEESEFNRQQWGLIMTAVEFEIENPDDPDRARLVANTDKLGHVMGELDNLDSPNAMGGGSGNGNGGSGGGVVDSIKRSLGFGGGGGNGGRRAAAADLTERYAEQLQAHLENNGKWERVRTTAAN